From Pseudovibrio sp. Tun.PSC04-5.I4, a single genomic window includes:
- the coaA gene encoding type I pantothenate kinase codes for MQKVIAPVQELDLSPYSVFTESEWASLRADTPMTLRLQEIEDLQSLNDYASIEQVQNIYLPLSRLLTYYVEAAQSLQFATKRFLGMKLDRTPFIIGIAGSVSVGKSTTARLLQALLSRWPASPKVDLITTDGFLYPNSVLESEGLMRRKGFPESYDRSALLRFLTDIKGGEKDVRAPIYSHFFYDVMPGQHVTVDQPNILIVEGLNVLQTSHQPKAAKAVPFVSDFFDFSIYIDAEEQVLQRWYLERFMRLRETAFRDPGSYFHKFSTITDDKAQEIAKDLWQNINLENLRQNILPTRPRADLILTKGTDHSIEAVALRKI; via the coding sequence ATGCAAAAAGTCATTGCTCCAGTACAAGAACTGGACCTTTCTCCCTACTCTGTGTTTACAGAGAGCGAATGGGCGTCGTTGCGAGCAGACACTCCGATGACATTGCGGTTGCAGGAAATTGAAGACCTGCAATCGCTCAATGATTACGCCTCTATTGAGCAGGTGCAGAATATTTATCTGCCTCTGTCGCGTTTGCTTACCTACTACGTAGAAGCTGCGCAAAGCCTTCAGTTTGCAACGAAGCGCTTTTTGGGCATGAAGCTGGACCGTACGCCGTTCATTATCGGCATTGCTGGTTCCGTTTCTGTCGGCAAATCCACCACTGCGCGTCTGTTGCAGGCATTGCTTTCTCGCTGGCCTGCCAGCCCGAAGGTGGACCTGATCACCACGGACGGATTTTTGTATCCAAACTCTGTTCTGGAATCTGAAGGTTTGATGCGCCGGAAGGGCTTTCCAGAGAGTTATGACCGCTCCGCGCTGCTCCGATTTCTCACCGATATAAAAGGTGGCGAAAAGGATGTTCGTGCCCCAATTTACTCTCATTTCTTCTACGATGTGATGCCGGGACAGCATGTCACAGTCGATCAGCCAAATATTTTGATCGTCGAAGGACTGAACGTTTTGCAGACATCTCATCAACCGAAAGCGGCAAAAGCAGTGCCCTTTGTCTCTGATTTCTTTGACTTTTCCATCTACATTGATGCTGAAGAGCAAGTGCTGCAACGCTGGTATCTTGAGCGTTTCATGCGACTGCGTGAAACTGCATTCCGCGATCCCGGTTCATATTTCCATAAATTTTCCACAATTACCGACGATAAGGCGCAAGAGATCGCGAAGGACCTTTGGCAGAACATCAATCTGGAGAACCTTCGTCAGAACATCTTGCCAACACGACCACGTGCTGACCTGATCCTGACCAAGGGTACAGATCACAGCATTGAAGCGGTCGCGCTACGCAAGATCTAA
- the hisF gene encoding imidazole glycerol phosphate synthase subunit HisF codes for MTLKARIIPCLDVKDGRVVKGVNFVDLIDAGDPVEAAKAYDAAGADELTFLDITASSDNRDTIYDVVKRTAEACFMPVTVGGGVRSVEDIRKLLIAGADKVSINTAAVKNPEFIREAAQKFGSQCIVVSIDAKRVSAEGEAERFEIFTHGGRTPTGIDAVEFAKKAVDLGAGELLVTSMDRDGTQEGYNLPLTRAIADAVHVPVIASGGVGTLDHLVEGVRDGHATAVLAASIFHFGTYSIEEAKQHMADAGIPMRLDK; via the coding sequence ATGACTTTAAAGGCTCGTATTATTCCATGCCTTGATGTGAAGGATGGCCGCGTCGTAAAGGGCGTCAACTTTGTTGATCTGATCGATGCGGGTGACCCGGTTGAAGCCGCGAAAGCCTATGATGCAGCTGGTGCAGATGAACTGACGTTCCTCGACATCACAGCATCCAGTGACAATCGAGACACGATCTATGACGTTGTGAAGCGCACTGCGGAAGCCTGCTTTATGCCGGTGACTGTTGGTGGTGGAGTTCGCTCCGTTGAAGACATTCGCAAACTGCTGATTGCTGGGGCTGATAAAGTTTCAATCAACACCGCTGCGGTGAAGAATCCTGAGTTTATTCGCGAAGCTGCACAGAAATTTGGAAGCCAATGTATTGTTGTCAGCATTGATGCCAAGCGCGTTTCCGCTGAAGGTGAAGCAGAGCGCTTTGAAATCTTCACCCATGGTGGACGCACTCCAACCGGAATTGATGCAGTCGAGTTTGCCAAAAAGGCCGTTGACCTTGGTGCTGGCGAGCTTCTGGTGACTTCAATGGATCGGGATGGCACGCAAGAGGGCTACAATTTGCCGCTTACACGTGCAATTGCGGATGCTGTACATGTGCCTGTTATTGCCTCTGGTGGGGTTGGAACTCTGGATCACCTTGTAGAGGGTGTTCGTGATGGACACGCAACTGCAGTGCTTGCCGCTTCAATCTTCCATTTTGGAACTTATAGTATTGAAGAAGCCAAGCAACACATGGCGGACGCTGGAATTCCAATGCGCCTGGATAAGTAA
- a CDS encoding phosphoribosyl-ATP diphosphatase: MTNFTLTDLEAIIAERANSEDELSYTRKLISKGISKCAQKLGEEAVETAIAAVERDREEVASEAADLLYHLLVVLRVSDVPLDEVMTKLAARTGQTGLEEKASRKDG; this comes from the coding sequence ATGACCAATTTTACCCTTACGGACCTTGAGGCTATCATAGCTGAACGTGCGAACAGTGAAGATGAGCTGTCTTACACACGGAAGCTGATTTCCAAGGGTATTTCCAAGTGCGCGCAAAAGCTTGGAGAAGAAGCCGTTGAAACAGCGATTGCCGCTGTAGAGCGTGATAGAGAAGAGGTGGCCTCGGAGGCTGCTGACCTACTTTATCATCTACTTGTTGTACTAAGGGTTTCCGATGTGCCGCTGGACGAGGTTATGACCAAGTTGGCAGCACGCACCGGACAGACCGGACTGGAAGAAAAAGCCTCCCGTAAGGACGGCTGA
- the hisA gene encoding 1-(5-phosphoribosyl)-5-[(5-phosphoribosylamino)methylideneamino]imidazole-4-carboxamide isomerase, with protein sequence MIIFPAIDLKDGQCVRLKLGDMEQATVFNDDPGAQAKAFQDQGFEWLHVVDLDGAFAGMSKNGEAVDAILASTSNPVQLGGGIRTMEHIDNWLAKGVARVILGTVALRDPDLVKAACKKYPDRIAVGIDAKGGKVAVEGWAETSELTVIDLAKQFEDAGVAAVIYTDIDRDGVLKGLNIPSTLELANAVAIPVIASGGLADIKDIERLIEPDCDILEGAISGRALYDGRLDPDEALALIKKSREGLS encoded by the coding sequence ATGATTATTTTTCCTGCGATTGACCTTAAAGACGGCCAATGTGTGCGTTTAAAACTGGGCGACATGGAACAGGCAACTGTTTTCAACGATGACCCCGGCGCACAAGCAAAAGCGTTTCAGGATCAAGGTTTTGAGTGGCTGCACGTTGTTGATCTGGATGGTGCGTTTGCCGGGATGAGCAAAAACGGTGAGGCCGTTGATGCAATCCTTGCCAGCACCTCCAATCCCGTTCAGCTGGGCGGCGGTATCCGCACGATGGAACACATCGACAACTGGCTGGCGAAAGGCGTTGCACGCGTCATTCTTGGCACAGTTGCACTGCGTGACCCAGATCTGGTGAAGGCAGCCTGCAAGAAATATCCTGACCGCATTGCTGTTGGCATTGACGCAAAGGGCGGCAAGGTTGCGGTTGAAGGCTGGGCGGAAACCTCTGAACTCACCGTGATTGATCTGGCGAAACAGTTTGAAGACGCTGGCGTTGCTGCTGTCATTTACACCGATATTGACCGCGATGGTGTGTTGAAGGGCCTTAACATCCCGAGCACGCTGGAACTGGCAAACGCGGTTGCTATTCCTGTGATTGCCTCTGGCGGCCTTGCAGACATCAAAGACATTGAGCGGTTGATTGAACCTGACTGCGATATTCTCGAGGGCGCGATTTCCGGTCGTGCGCTTTACGATGGTCGTCTTGACCCGGATGAAGCTTTAGCGCTGATCAAGAAAAGCCGGGAGGGCCTTTCATGA
- a CDS encoding GNAT family protein, with product MLAYLAAMKSSEKSEMKTLDNQNDFGQAVGDDLPNWTAAQFPPDTTLEGRYCRIERLNPSKHAVELFEAFSVDREGRNWTYLAYGPFSEYSEFLLHINGLAKGNDPLAFVIIDTESGKAVGVATYIRISPEIGSIEVGHIHFSPLLQRKPGGTEAMYLMMKNVFETLGYRRYEWKCHSLNTVSRKAAVRLGFSYEGTFRQATVMKGKNRDTSWFSIIDSEWPVLKAAFEKWLAPDNFKENGDRITSLPELIARQETKVF from the coding sequence ATGCTCGCATATCTAGCTGCAATGAAATCTTCAGAGAAGTCCGAGATGAAAACACTTGATAATCAGAATGACTTTGGTCAGGCCGTAGGCGATGACTTGCCTAACTGGACTGCTGCTCAGTTTCCACCCGATACGACACTGGAAGGGCGCTATTGCCGAATAGAGCGCCTCAATCCATCAAAACACGCCGTAGAGCTGTTTGAAGCATTCAGCGTTGATCGTGAAGGCCGCAACTGGACCTACCTCGCGTATGGCCCGTTTTCCGAATACTCCGAGTTTTTGCTCCACATAAATGGGCTTGCTAAGGGCAATGACCCATTGGCATTCGTCATCATTGACACTGAAAGCGGCAAAGCCGTTGGCGTTGCGACTTACATCAGAATCTCTCCTGAGATCGGCAGCATTGAAGTCGGGCACATTCATTTTTCTCCTCTGCTACAGCGCAAGCCGGGCGGAACAGAAGCCATGTATCTGATGATGAAAAATGTTTTCGAAACGCTCGGTTACAGACGGTATGAGTGGAAGTGCCATTCTCTCAATACAGTTTCTCGTAAGGCCGCAGTTCGCCTTGGCTTCAGCTATGAAGGCACGTTCCGACAGGCCACAGTTATGAAGGGTAAGAACCGGGATACTTCATGGTTCTCTATCATTGATAGTGAATGGCCTGTTTTGAAAGCGGCCTTTGAAAAGTGGTTGGCACCAGATAACTTCAAAGAAAATGGTGACCGCATCACCTCATTGCCTGAATTGATTGCCAGACAAGAAACTAAGGTTTTTTAA
- the blaOXA gene encoding class D beta-lactamase, producing MKTPNTFLLALSAIGFLISTSTSSSMEIVEREDLNEVFLQSGSEGTFVLYDIAKDRMVLVNRSRAAARKIPASTFKIPNSLIALELGIVAGVDEVVPTGNRKLALESWRKPMGLREAIMVSNVPVYQEIAQRVGPKAYTEWLAKLQYGNATIGENVERFWLNGPLEISAKEQAVFLSKLATRDLPFSERTLDDVHEITLLEDTSGYELHAKTGWSISTKPGIGWWVGWVEQNDSVYTFALNMDIHSRSDLPKRIDLARNFLMRLGLLDPQ from the coding sequence ATGAAAACGCCCAACACTTTTTTGCTCGCGCTTTCCGCAATTGGTTTTCTCATTTCAACAAGCACCTCAAGCAGCATGGAGATCGTCGAGCGGGAGGATCTTAATGAGGTATTTTTGCAATCCGGTTCTGAGGGAACGTTTGTCTTATACGATATTGCAAAAGACCGGATGGTCCTTGTGAACAGGTCTCGTGCAGCGGCACGAAAAATACCTGCTTCCACCTTCAAAATTCCAAATAGCTTAATTGCGCTGGAGCTCGGCATTGTTGCTGGCGTGGATGAGGTTGTCCCGACGGGCAACAGAAAACTCGCTTTAGAGAGCTGGCGTAAGCCAATGGGCCTTCGTGAGGCGATTATGGTATCCAATGTGCCGGTTTATCAGGAAATTGCCCAACGTGTCGGACCGAAAGCCTACACGGAGTGGCTAGCAAAATTGCAGTACGGTAACGCTACGATTGGTGAGAATGTTGAACGGTTCTGGTTAAATGGGCCACTTGAAATTAGCGCTAAAGAACAAGCGGTATTTTTATCCAAACTCGCGACCAGAGATTTGCCATTCAGCGAGCGAACGCTCGATGACGTCCATGAGATTACCTTGCTAGAAGATACAAGCGGCTATGAACTACATGCCAAAACGGGTTGGAGTATCAGCACAAAACCGGGTATCGGCTGGTGGGTTGGCTGGGTTGAGCAGAACGACAGCGTTTATACGTTTGCTCTGAACATGGACATTCACTCTCGATCTGACCTCCCCAAACGCATAGATCTAGCAAGGAATTTTCTGATGCGACTGGGGCTACTCGACCCTCAGTGA
- the hisH gene encoding imidazole glycerol phosphate synthase subunit HisH, with amino-acid sequence MSVAIIDYGSGNLRSAAKAFEHAAHNHHHTHDVQVTSDPDVVAKADRIVLPGVGAFADCRRGLQAVDGMEEALTEAVISKGKPFFGICVGMQLLATRGLEFQTSEGLDWISGDVTAMKPTDPSLKIPHMGWNTINVRPDSHTVLEGITTGSDGLHAYFVHSYHFAVANPEHRIASFDYAGEFTAIVGRDNIIGTQFHPEKSQKLGLKLISNFLSWAP; translated from the coding sequence ATGAGTGTGGCAATTATTGATTATGGTTCCGGCAACTTGCGCTCCGCTGCGAAAGCGTTTGAGCATGCAGCCCATAACCATCATCATACTCATGATGTGCAGGTAACGTCTGACCCTGATGTTGTGGCTAAGGCTGACCGTATTGTACTGCCTGGCGTTGGCGCGTTTGCCGATTGTCGTCGTGGGCTACAGGCGGTTGACGGCATGGAAGAAGCGTTGACGGAAGCCGTGATTTCCAAAGGCAAACCGTTTTTCGGGATCTGTGTTGGTATGCAGCTGCTGGCAACACGCGGGCTTGAGTTTCAGACATCCGAGGGTCTGGACTGGATCTCTGGAGATGTGACGGCCATGAAGCCAACGGATCCAAGCCTCAAAATTCCGCATATGGGCTGGAACACGATCAACGTGCGCCCCGACAGCCATACTGTTCTGGAGGGGATCACCACCGGTTCTGATGGTCTGCACGCGTACTTCGTTCATTCCTACCACTTTGCTGTTGCAAACCCTGAGCACCGTATCGCCAGCTTTGATTATGCCGGCGAGTTCACAGCAATTGTGGGGCGAGACAACATCATCGGCACGCAGTTTCATCCTGAAAAGAGCCAGAAGCTGGGCCTGAAGCTTATTTCCAATTTCCTCAGCTGGGCGCCGTAA
- a CDS encoding DUF2628 domain-containing protein, whose amino-acid sequence MQLAVFYVMTEPGVSLDHLSEDDARKITFVKDGFSWWAMLFPLLWTLYNRMWLVFLGYLAAVIVLIFVAGVFGSTAGGFITVLATLFFALEAGFLKSWSLRRKNWQTVSFIAAANQEEAEIRFFDQWANKKSTPRSPQGPMAPQTSDTSVVGMTLKR is encoded by the coding sequence CTCTTGACCACCTGAGTGAAGACGACGCACGCAAAATCACCTTTGTAAAAGATGGTTTTTCGTGGTGGGCAATGCTGTTTCCTCTCCTCTGGACTCTATACAACCGCATGTGGCTGGTTTTTCTCGGGTACCTGGCAGCTGTGATTGTTCTGATTTTCGTGGCTGGGGTTTTCGGTTCTACAGCAGGCGGCTTCATTACCGTTCTGGCGACCTTGTTTTTTGCTCTGGAAGCGGGTTTTTTGAAAAGCTGGAGCTTGCGCCGTAAGAACTGGCAGACAGTCAGCTTTATTGCTGCTGCCAATCAGGAAGAAGCCGAAATACGTTTTTTCGACCAGTGGGCGAACAAAAAAAGTACGCCACGGTCTCCACAGGGGCCAATGGCTCCCCAAACCAGCGACACGAGTGTCGTTGGAATGACACTCAAACGATAA